Below is a window of Desmonostoc muscorum LEGE 12446 DNA.
AATGAACGTCTTTCCTTTAGTCGTTTACCAGTTGAGGTGTTTAGCGGCTGATAGGATTTCAATACTCTTGGGTTAAGGGAAGAGACGCGATAAATCGTCGTCTCTACAATAATGAATCCTTTGTAGAGACGGCGATTTATCGCGTCTTTGTGATCTAGGGCGTGTCATCAAAAAACCTTAACCGAACATTATTGGATAGGATTTTGGATTGTCTAAAAGTGTCCAACACAAAAACGCAAAGTTAAGCTAGAGCTTCTTTGCGTTTTTTCGTGAAATATTTTTTACAAAAGACAAAAGACTAATGACTAATGACTAATGACACTCTCAAGTAAAAAATGTGCAATTTGGCTGTATATTTGCTTATTGGTCTTTACAAAGCACTTGTCGCATTTTACGCATATTCGCTGGCAATTCAAAGTTCATTGCTTGTTGAATGAAAATTGATGGAATTGGGATATTAGGCGTAGCTTGCACCGTATAAGCAAGTAAAGTGCCATTACCGCAATCTTTGAGTTCTAAACGAGCGTTAAAGTCCTCAAAAGTCCCTTTTTCCATGCGAAATTGGATTTGTTGCCCCAGCACTTCTACAACATTCAGGTAAATTTCCACTTGAGCCGTGAAAAACAAGAAAGCTTTTTGTGCAGCTTGATACAGACGCTTGACTTCACCTCGATGTGTTACTTCGCTTTTGGTGATATCGGGAAAATATTGCACCCAGCGGGGGTAATCGGTTAATTGCTGCCAGACTTGCGATCGCACCATCGGCAAATACATCCAAGCTGTGACAGCCCCACCACACGCTTTGTGCGATCGCGTTTCTACTAAAATTTCACCCTCTACCAGCAACTTTTGCTTGTCTTGACTCCAAGCCATATTTGAACCTGCAATAATTGAGTTTAATATATCAGACGCAGACATAATGATTTCAGTGACTCCTCAACTCATCCACCTAAAAATTTTGAAACTACAAGCTATCAAAAATTAATTTAGCTCCAACCCACTAAATTTTAGTTCCAGTTTAGTACTTGTTTTTTCCGGAAACACTACTTTTTATGATAATTATTTCAGTCACTTTACAGTCAAAACTGTATTTCCGATCACAATTAACACAATCAACACTTAAGTAAAAATTTATCAAAGCAATACTCGTAAATAGAAAATAAAGTTTTTAACAGCTAAAATAGCACAAACACCACCCAACATTAAGCACCAGGACTAATTCTAGAAGTTTCCCCAGTAGTAACTTTCGTCCACCTTTACCGACTTTTGCTAGTTAGCGTCTGCTAATTTTTGCGTGTTATTTCTGATGAAACTACACCTTCATCGTATCTTCATACTTGAATGTCAATACTAAGTGTAATGTCTGTTGAGTCGAGAGGAAAATTAAGTGAGTCAATCTTCTTTAAATCGTAGATTAATCCAGATTTTCGGTATCCTTCTAGGTATGAGCCTAGCCGTCTGGATACTCAGAGGCTTTGGTATTCTCACTTTTATTCCGGGTGGAATTATTTGGCTATTGTTACTGGGGGCGATCGCCATCGGGATTATTAGTTATGCTCAAAGAACTTGGTGGCGTTTTTAATCATTGGGGACTGGGGATTGGGGACTGGGGACTGGGGATTGGTTATTAATTCTTATCCCTCACTCCCTCATCCCCCTCATCCCCCTCATCTCCCCACTCCCCACTCCCCACTCCCTCTGTTATCTTTAGATTTTTCGACTCTGATTAATTAACTTAGTAGCTGCTGATGGAAGCTTCCGAGCTGTTAGAAACAATTACACTGCTGATTCATCAAGCCGAGCAGGGGGAAATTGATCCTTGGGATGTCCAAGTAATTGAGGTGATTGACCGTTACTTAGAACTAATGGCACCACAAACAATAGGAAAAGGCTATGAAACAGATTTGTCTCAATCTGGACAAGCCTTTTTATCAGCATCAATGCTGGTGTTATTCAAGGCAAATACTTTAATGCAATTGTCAATAGTAGAAGATGCACATGATGGTGTAGTAGATGATGCTCTATTGCTAGATGAAGACGGTGCATCACATCACGGTCATCGCCTACCATTAGAACGGCAATTGCGTCGTCGTCCAGCGGCAATGCCA
It encodes the following:
- a CDS encoding SRPBCC family protein, with protein sequence MSASDILNSIIAGSNMAWSQDKQKLLVEGEILVETRSHKACGGAVTAWMYLPMVRSQVWQQLTDYPRWVQYFPDITKSEVTHRGEVKRLYQAAQKAFLFFTAQVEIYLNVVEVLGQQIQFRMEKGTFEDFNARLELKDCGNGTLLAYTVQATPNIPIPSIFIQQAMNFELPANMRKMRQVLCKDQ